attgctttattacttcattactttattgctttattgctttattgctttattcgagttggagttggaatTGGATATCGGGGTTGGATGCTGTTGGGGTCGTATTAGTATTGGAATTCGAATGATACCCTTCGGTGCGAGTCTAGCGGCTGCTACTGTTAGGGACTCTTTTTCAACGAAACTTTGTCAATTGAGCATAGACCTCACTTGGGCCACCGTACTCTTCCCATCTTGATAGCAAAGATCCCGGTGTAAACAAACCATTTCCAAACACTTTGTCAGAAGCAACAGGCCCACATCGGGAGTTGACATCGGGTCTTAGCGAATTGCTCCACCAAGCACGAGGTGGCCAACATCCAGACATCAACCTCATCAATACATCCCAAGCTTTACAGGTACTACTTGTTCTCTTGActtctcatcaccaccaaatcCAGTATCTCAAGAGacccaacagcagcagcaacaatggCGGCCGCAAAGAACGGACAGGGAATGCTCTACGTGACGATGCAGCCCCAGGAGGGCCTCTCGCTCGATCAATTCCACGAGTGGTACAACAACGAACACGGCCCTACCCGTCTGCGTCTTCCCCAGATCTTCTCCAACGGCCTGCGCTACCAGGCCACCGACGGCCAACAGCCGCACTTTCTGGCCGCCTACGACGTGACCGACATGGCTCACCTCCTGACGCCCACCTACCTCGATCTTCGCGCCAACCGGTCCTCCCGCGAGGCCGAGACCATCGGGCAGGTCAAGGTCGACCGTTTCTTCTTCGACCTCATCTGGACCCAGGAAGCCCCGTCCTTCAAGCCGGCCGAGCAGTGCACTGACGCCGAAGCAGAGGGCCGCGTCCTGGTGGCTGTCGACGTCTCGCTCAACCTCACCCAAGAGCCTGACGCCGCCGAAAAGGTCATCCAGTGGTACCAGGAGGAACACATCCCCATGCTGTCCAAGATTCCCGGCTGGCTGCGCAGTCGCGTTTTGCGCACGCCTTCATCCATCGAAGGTTCCAACGCCGGTGAAACCAAAATCATCACCCTGCACGAATACGCCGCCGAAAACGGCCTCGGCGGCCCCGAGCACAAGGCCTCCATGGACACGCCCTGGCGCACCGAGGTGTTCAACAAGtacatcaccaccaaaggCCGCAGGACCTACTCGCTCTTCTACGTCTTTGGTCCCGCCCCCCGCGACTTGCAGCACCTCGCAGCCTTACCCGCCTCCGCAGCCTTTTCCGCTGCTTCCCCCCgtctcaccaccactcctGGCACCAGTTCCGACGGTCCCATCATCTCGTCTTACATCACCACCCCGCACGACGGCCTGGTTATCCCGTACCAGTTAGAAGGCAACCCCTCCCCTTCTGCTCCCGTCATCGCCTTTTCCAACTCCCTCCTTACTTCTCTACACATGTGGGACCCCCTAGTGAAGCTTCTCAAGGCGTCTCGACCTGACTTGCGTATCCTGCGGTACGACACGCGCGGTCGTCACTCTATTCCGTCCCCTCCTCAACCAGCAACTCTAGACCTCCTAGCGGATGACCTCGCTTCCTTGCTCGATGCTCTTCGCATCAATAAGCTGCAGACTCTAGTAGGCGTAAGCATGGGCGGCGCCACGACGCTCAACTTTGCTATTCGTCATCCTTCGCGCTTGCAAAAGTTCGTGGCGTGCGACTTTAATGCCGCGAGCTCCGAAGCCAATACCCAAGCGTGGAAGGATCGGATCGCCGTTGCTGAAGCTGACGAGGGTAGAGGACTGAGGGACCAGTTGGCGGGGGTTACGGTGGAGAGGTGGTTCCATCCGAATacgatggagaagaagaaggaggtggtgcaGTGGATGACGGAGATGGTGGCGGGGAATAGTGTAGAGGGGTTCAGGTGGAGTTGTCAGGCTTTGTGGGGGTATGATTTGCGAGAGAAGATGAGGGAGGTGAAAGGGGTGGAGGGATTGTTtgtggtgggggagggggatgggAAGGGGGCGTTGGTGAAGGCTATGGAGGGTTTTAGGGGTCTAttgggggagaagggggcgGAATTGAAGGTGGTCAAGGAGGCGGGACATTTGCCGATGTGTGAGTGCCCGGAGGGGTTTTGGGAGGTTGTGAAGGATTTTATTTGAGGACCTAGGGCGGGACGGAGTTTTAGTTTTGTATGGTACTTGATGAAATGAGTGGTTTTGGTTCTTTGATGTTGAATTTGGTGTTTAGgcgagaggaagagagaaggaCTGTTCGTTGTCTCAAGAACGTGGGCTTGTACCCCGCTCGTCTCCGATCTCAACGAAGGGAACTTCGCGTTGTTCCATTACGATTTACTTACAGTCAACCACTAAAAAAAGGTTTATAGTTTCGCGCGTTTGCAATCGCGTCAACAATTGACATCATCCCAAGGTAGCCACGCGCTTATCATGGAGCATAGGCAGATTGGAACTTTATCTTATCAGGCCTCGTCGCCAACGGTAGCCATCACGGTTCTCTTCGGTTTCTGTCACCAACAATTAGGTACTTTGATTCACGCGACATTATACATTCATTACCTACAAGTACCTACGATACTCGAAACCGCCATCACCCAGTCCAATGCTCTCCATCGGCGTTGCTTTCTCCGATATTTCTTCCCTCCCACTTTACCACAGATTATACCACGAGCATTAACCTCACAACAAAACTGCTGAAACGCAGGGAGGGCAATGGCTGCACCGATTTTAAACCACCATCAttagtacctaggtatcatCCAAATCTTATATGCAAACTTTCCGGAGAAGAATGAATCAAAAgaagtagtaggtaggtagaggtacgcaCTATTAGCAACATCCTCCCCACACGATGCCACCACACAGGCAGTGCCAGCTTGGATAATGGCCGCAAAGTTGCCCGGCGTGCACCAGCACTTGTAGTCGGGAGGGATGGTCGCACAGGGGGTGGATGCGTCGGCGGAGCCGACTATGCAGGGAACGGCGCACGCGGGGACCTGGGAGAAGTCGGGGACTTTCGGTTTGCAGACGGGACCATGGTGATCATCACTGGAGTCGCTGGAGTCGAGGGCGCCGACGAGGCTGGTGGCGAGGGCGATCGTGATAGGGAGGAATTGCATTTTGGAAGTGGTACGGGACTTTATGGGAtaagatggtggtggtggtggtggtggttgttagGTAGGAAAGGTAGTTGATAGGTGGATAGGAGGAACAGTCAAGTCGAGGTGAGTGACTCAGTGCGGGATGCCCCCAAAAGAAGGTCCATTTATATCATTTCCTTGTTATTACCTTATGCTCGCAGCACATGGCTTGGCTTCTCAAATTCTTGGATATGAGAGAGACAAAGCAGGATGTTGCGCCCTTTTGGATTCCCGGTTTGAATAAGATGGGGTGCCTGCATCGATGTGCATTGTGCCAGTGAGGAGTGTCTGGGCAAGATGTCACGAGTTTCAAGATTCGTGCTTGAAGTGATGGACCAGACGTATCATGTACCCCGGATTTTGATTAATCATCTTATACAGGATGTCGGTTGGTCTGCtaaatacctaggtagtaattTCCAACTTGATAGCAAGTATCCCCACCAAATCCGATGCTTGGTCGTTTGCGTATGTTATGTTGGTCAACCTTGTTTCCCTCGATACATAGTTTAGGAAGCATTCACCTCCTCACAGAACGTCTCGACAGCAGGGAGGACTTCGTCTGTTTCACCCCGGCAATCCCGTCTCGTCGTCAGCatttgcttcttttttttttcttttctttttttttttttttctttcctcctgACAACAAAAACGCAAGATAAATAGGTACTTACAAACGGCGAAACAGGGGAGAGAAGTACGTACTAACAGCAACATCCGTCCCACAGTTTGCCACAACGCACGCTGTCCCGGCTTGCACAATGGCGGGCTCGTTCTCTGCCGTGCACCAGCATTTGTAGTCGGACAGCGAGCaggtggtggcggaggagaCGGCGTCGACGATGCACGGTTGAGCGCACGCGGGGATTTCGGAGAGGTCTTGGGCGGCGACGAGGCCGGCGGCGAGGGtaaggagggtgaggagggacTTCATTCTGGACTTGGATTCGATGGTTGTGGATGTGGTGAAGAAGAGTTTGTGGGCGAGGGTGTGTGGACGACTCAGCGATTGGTACTTGAAAATAGGGAGACAGAAGCAGGATATTGTGTCCTCTTAACTTTTTCTTCCTGGAAGTTTGCCCGGTTCCTACATCGTTTGCGTTGTCCGGGGTGGTATTATGTCCAAGGCCTGAGCCATGCTAAGAACTTGCCTTCGTGATGTAGAGTGGGGAGAGTCAGGGGAAGTCATTACGAGTTTGAGGGTTCGCGATTGATGTGATGGATACGAGGGAGTGTCCGTGGGAGATTATACGAAGGCGTGCTTCAGTTCAAAGCGCCTTTTCCACGTACCCCGTTCAAGTGCTGACCAATGGGACCTTTCCTCTTACAAAATCTTGGTCTGCTTTTCAAAACGTCAATATCCTCACAAGGGCCCGACGCaaggaaaaaggaacaaATTCACGGTTGAGGACGCATCtgatagaaaaaaaaaaaaaaaagaaaaaaaaagaaaaaaagctCAGCTCCACAAGGTCGGGATCGAACTCACAGCTAAGGAGGATACGACCGACCAAATGGCTAACTACGAGAATACCACGTATTTTCTGAGGTCTATGCTTTGGTTCTTATATGGTCCCAGTAGGTTATGCCGCTGGAAGGTTGGGGTGACCGACATCAAAGCCGAAAACAAACTTTGGGGGTGCACGACTTTCCGGTCCCAACTCTTATACCTGTTGGCATGACTCGTTCGTATTCGAACATGTACGTTTCTTGCCTGTGATGTCTAACTTTGAGATGACCATCAAAGCGGGAAGTTGCCATGGCATTGCGTTGTTGACAAACGCCGCACCCGCCAACGTTGTTTTGTTTCTGGGGTTGCTCCGCCGACCAGCCGTTTGCTATCACAGGGTCTCTTCTCCGGCTCCAAGGCAATACTCGAGGGAAAAACGAACATGTGACCATTgaaaaaataggaaaatagagGATAATAAGTTTCGCGGAGAGGTGTCCAGAAGATCAAGGCAAGAGCAGGATTCCAATGGAAGTGCAAGAAGTGAACGGAAGTGACGGGTTGATGTACCCCGCTGCTCGTCGCCCACCGCGGACTGGCACTTGCATCAAACCACCAAAGACAGCGAGCGGGATTGAAAGAAACGAAACTTTGATCAAGACTAAGATTACGAAATCGGCTaataggtaaggtaggtaggtactagtagtagtactaggGGATATGGTATCATGACTCAAAACCCGTAACAACAATACGCATCACATCAATAACTTccatctttttctcttccacccaccacctcatctctccttcaacagccatcatcgtcacccACCCCAATCTCCACCATGCTTCAACACCAGGGCAACAACACTCACTGCAACATCTGCTGCATGGCATTCACCCGATagctctccctcctcgccatcaacTCACTATGCGTCCCCCTATCTACAACCTTGCCGCCCTCCACCACAAAAATCACATCCGCCTTCTGCACCGTATGCAATCTATGCGTGATCGCCAACACGGTCGTATCCCTCGCCACCTTCTCCAACCCCTCCTGCAACGCCGCCTCACTAGCGGCATCCAGAGCACTGGTACTctcatccaacaacaacagtctCGGCTTCCTGACCAGCGCTCTCGCAATCGCCAGCCTTTGCCTCTGTCCACCACTCAACCTGGACGCCGAAGCGCCACATTCCGTCTCGTACCCCTCCGGCAACGAAGCGATGACGTCGTGGATGGAAGCAAGACGGCACGCTTCTTCAATTTCGGCGTCCGAAGCCTCGTGTCCCGGTCGCGCGCCGAGTCCGACGTTGAATTTGACGGAACCGTCGAAGAGGGCGGGTTCTTGCGGGACGAGTGCAATGGAGTCGCGGAAGGTGTTGGATGATTGAGTAGAGGAGATGTCAACACCgtcgatggtgatggatcCCGAAGTAGGGGAGTAGAGGCGTTGGACGAGGTTCATGATGGTGGATTTGCCGGCTCCTGAAGGGCCGACGAGTCCGACGAATTGGCCGGGTTGGATGGTGAAGGAGACGGAGTCGAGGACGGGGTGATCCGGGCGAGAGGGGTAGGCGAAGGAGACGTCGGAGAAGGTGATTTGTACGCCGGACTTCTTTTGGGGGGAGAGGCGGGAGGCGGAGGATTCGCCAGTGGCTTCGGGGTCGGTAGTCTTTGAAGCGGGGGAAGAGGAGTCGTGCACGTGGTCGTTGGAGCCTAGGCCGATGACGCCCAGAATGCGGGAGATGGCGAGACGGGCACGAGAGAACTCGGGCGCCAAAGAAAACATTTGGCCCCAGAGCTGTGCGGAGACCAACATGGCGACCAACACGATGAAGAAGTCCCGCTGCGAGTACTCGCCGTGCATAATACGCTGCGAACCCCACCAGTAGGCAAAAGCGTagacgaggaaggagatcGAGTTGGCGAGCGCCAGCCAGATGTTGGTAAAGGCAGCCGCCTTGACCATTTCGTCGCGGTTGTTCTTGAGCAGGCGCTGGTAGGAGCCGAGCACCTCGTGCTCGAGCGAGAGGGCGGCCACGGTCTTGATGGTCTGCACGGCTTCGACGGCCACGGAGGTGGCTTTGTTGAAGGCCTCGGCGTGGCGCTCCTCGTAACGGGCAAGCATGCGGAGCTGCATCAGGCCAGtgccgaggaggatgggCACGATGGAGAGGCAGACGATGGCGATCTTCCAGGCGAAGATGTGAGACAAGATGATGGCGGCGATGAAGTTAACGCAGATGGAGAAGACAGTGCCGATGGTGGAGCCAGAAAAGGCACCAACTGAAGCGCTgtccttggtgatgatggtcaaCAGCGAGGATGGGCTGCGGCCCTCGGACTGGTGCCACTGCACGCCCTGCTCCATTAGAGAGCGGAACGACAGCACGCGCATGGCGTAGAGGAGCTTCTCGGCGATGAGAGCGAAGCACGACCAGGCCGCAAAGTTGGCGAAGAACTCGATGCAGGCAAGCATAAAGAGGAAGCCACCGAAGAACTTGCCGTAGTAGAGAACCTTGTCCATGCTGCCGCTGCAAGGGTTGAGAGAGCTGATGGTGAAGCCGAAGAGCACGCCGGAGCCGGAGAAGGTACCACCGACAATCACGGCCGCAAAGATGGCAATCACGAGCCAGCCGAGACTGGGACGGAGGAAGCGGCCGAGGGAGCGTACAACGCTGCTCAGGGGACGGTTGGTGTCGAGGCCGGCAATCTCGTCTCCACTAGGAGCCGCGGCCTCGGCGACagcgggaggaggggcaGGTGTCACAGCGACTTCAGGGGCAGAGGGCTTCTCGACAGAGGTTCCAGTagcggaagaggaagactcGATGGACTCGCCAGAGACAGAAGAGCCGGCCTCGGCCTTGTGAGCAGTACCGAGAGTCTGGAGGTTGGCCATCTTGGCGAAAGCACCGTCCTCCTTGGCCATGAGCTCGTCGTAGGATCCTTCTTCGATGACCTTGCCGGCTTCCATGACGACGATCTTGTCGGCGTTGCGAATGGTGGACAGACGATGGGCGATAGAGATGACGGTTCTGCTCTTGGCAGCACGGTCGACGGCTTCCTGGATGCGGCGCTCAGAGGCAGAGTCCAAGGCGGAAGTGGCTtcatcaaggagaagaatcTTGGGATCACGGATCAAAGCTCTGGCGAGAGCGACACGCTGGCGTTGACCACCACTGACCATGGAACCAGAGGGACCAGCATAGGTGCCGTAGCCCTTCTCGAGACGTTCGATGAAACCAGCGGCGTCGGCCTCAGTGGCGGCGTGCTggatgaggttgatgatCTCTTGGACGAGGGGACCGAAGGAGCTGACGATGGTGGGGTCGATGGagtccttccccttcttggCCAAGTCGGCCAGCTCGTGGCTGTGGAGGATGTCCTTGAGGCGCTGGTGTTCGGGTTTGGGAGAGTTGATAAGGCCGAGAGCAATGTTTTCGAGGATAGACCGGTCGAGCAAGGAGGGTTCTTGTTGGACCAAGCTGATGAACGAGCGCAGGCTGCGAACATTGAGCTCCTTGAGATCGTAGCCGTCCATGGTGATTCTGCCAGAGTTGGGATCCTGGAGACGGCTGATCATGGCCGCCACCGTGGACTTGCCACTGCCACTAAGACCAACAATAGCAGTGTGCTTGCCAGCAGGGAAGGTCAAGTCGACGTTCT
The Neurospora crassa OR74A linkage group II, whole genome shotgun sequence DNA segment above includes these coding regions:
- a CDS encoding alpha/beta hydrolase produces the protein MAAAKNGQGMLYVTMQPQEGLSLDQFHEWYNNEHGPTRLRLPQIFSNGLRYQATDGQQPHFLAAYDVTDMAHLLTPTYLDLRANRSSREAETIGQVKVDRFFFDLIWTQEAPSFKPAEQCTDAEAEGRVLVAVDVSLNLTQEPDAAEKVIQWYQEEHIPMLSKIPGWLRSRVLRTPSSIEGSNAGETKIITLHEYAAENGLGGPEHKASMDTPWRTEVFNKYITTKGRRTYSLFYVFGPAPRDLQHLAALPASAAFSAASPRLTTTPGTSSDGPIISSYITTPHDGLVIPYQLEGNPSPSAPVIAFSNSLLTSLHMWDPLVKLLKASRPDLRILRYDTRGRHSIPSPPQPATLDLLADDLASLLDALRINKLQTLVGVSMGGATTLNFAIRHPSRLQKFVACDFNAASSEANTQAWKDRIAVAEADEGRGLRDQLAGVTVERWFHPNTMEKKKEVVQWMTEMVAGNSVEGFRWSCQALWGYDLREKMREVKGVEGLFVVGEGDGKGALVKAMEGFRGLLGEKGAELKVVKEAGHLPMCECPEGFWEVVKDFI
- a CDS encoding leptomycin B resistance protein pmd1, coding for MSAEEKGLAENPPAAPETPVAETAVATPPPPAPPKEPLTKKLFGYVRIFFSADPTWTDYLLLLIGTISALAAGVPFPLMGIVFGQLVDDMNGATCAVEQHDTNPFRYEHDINDKVLIIVYIAIAAFCLIYIYVLSWSLISQRLAARLRNKYVSALLRQPPAFFDTRAAGGEVSTRLHGDMAALQAGTSEKVGVLLASISFFITAYVVAFIKQAKLAGILISMIPAYLAMGLVGGAYFQKYMIKAAGAIASASSIASEALKNVIVVQAFGAAPRLEAKFADHMATARDAGIKRGMSAAVQAGLLYFIAYAGNALAFWEGSRMVADAMAGKGSETIGQIYTVIFILVDACVVLGNISPLLPLLGGAQAAFDRLMKDIDEPSPIDGTSDKGVVLPFETRGEIRFENVSFSYPSRPDQLVLKNVDLTFPAGKHTAIVGLSGSGKSTVAAMISRLQDPNSGRITMDGYDLKELNVRSLRSFISLVQQEPSLLDRSILENIALGLINSPKPEHQRLKDILHSHELADLAKKGKDSIDPTIVSSFGPLVQEIINLIQHAATEADAAGFIERLEKGYGTYAGPSGSMVSGGQRQRVALARALIRDPKILLLDEATSALDSASERRIQEAVDRAAKSRTVISIAHRLSTIRNADKIVVMEAGKVIEEGSYDELMAKEDGAFAKMANLQTLGTAHKAEAGSSVSGESIESSSSATGTSVEKPSAPEVAVTPAPPPAVAEAAAPSGDEIAGLDTNRPLSSVVRSLGRFLRPSLGWLVIAIFAAVIVGGTFSGSGVLFGFTISSLNPCSGSMDKVLYYGKFFGGFLFMLACIEFFANFAAWSCFALIAEKLLYAMRVLSFRSLMEQGVQWHQSEGRSPSSLLTIITKDSASVGAFSGSTIGTVFSICVNFIAAIILSHIFAWKIAIVCLSIVPILLGTGLMQLRMLARYEERHAEAFNKATSVAVEAVQTIKTVAALSLEHEVLGSYQRLLKNNRDEMVKAAAFTNIWLALANSISFLVYAFAYWWGSQRIMHGEYSQRDFFIVLVAMLVSAQLWGQMFSLAPEFSRARLAISRILGVIGLGSNDHVHDSSSPASKTTDPEATGESSASRLSPQKKSGVQITFSDVSFAYPSRPDHPVLDSVSFTIQPGQFVGLVGPSGAGKSTIMNLVQRLYSPTSGSITIDGVDISSTQSSNTFRDSIALVPQEPALFDGSVKFNVGLGARPGHEASDAEIEEACRLASIHDVIASLPEGYETECGASASRLSGGQRQRLAIARALVRKPRLLLLDESTSALDAASEAALQEGLEKVARDTTVLAITHRLHTVQKADVIFVVEGGKVVDRGTHSELMARRESYRVNAMQQMLQ